The following proteins come from a genomic window of Neoarius graeffei isolate fNeoGra1 chromosome 26, fNeoGra1.pri, whole genome shotgun sequence:
- the tmcc2 gene encoding transmembrane and coiled-coil domains protein 2 — translation MLDKSEASTLPLPPSVAHGGSDGNISVEGAGSVLGAGSVQGEGPGEGQRTRAALDHLQQKILKITEQIRVEQEARDNNVAEYLKLAHNADKQQASRIKHVFEKKNQKSAQTIAHLHKKLEHYHKKLKEIEQNGLARQPKDVLRDMQQGLKDVGANVRAGISGFGGGVVEGVRGGVSALIRNKFGSADNITHLKDTLGPGHTEDTPPRALSGSATLVSSPKYGSDDECSTGTSGSGAGSNSGGGGAVCMGSPRMDGQHHHHHCHHHTSVSWDSLLEGLQEIKASQVQMEDAMEDMKTQLQSDYSYMTQCLQEERYRYERLEEQLNDLSELHQNELTNLKQELASMEEKVAYQSYERARDIQEAVESCLTRVSKLELQQQQQQVVQLEGVENANARALLGKLISVLLALMAVLLVFVSTVANFITPLMKTRARIASSVAFTLFLITLWKHWDWLELCFLSG, via the exons ATG ctGGATAAGAGTGAGGCGTCGACGCTGCCTTTGCCCCCCTCAGTGGCCCATGGCGGCTCAGACGGGAACATCAGTGTGGAGGGGGCGGGGTCTGTGCTGGGGGCGGGATCAGTGCAGGGGGAGGGTCCCGGGGAGGGGCAGCGAACACGTGCTGCTCTGGATCACTTGCAGCAGAAGATCCTGAAGATCACGGAGCAAATCCGTGTGGAACAGGAGGCACGCGACAACAACGTGGCCGAGTACCTGAAACTTGCTCACAACGCTGACAAACAGCAAGCGTCACGCATCAAACACGTCTTCGAGAAGAAGAACCAGAAATCTGCACAAACCATCGCACACTTGCACAAAAAACTTGAACACTACCACAAGAAGCTCAAAGAAATTGagcag AACGGTTTGGCGCGTCAGCCCAAGGACGTTTTGCGGGACATGCAGCAGGGCCTGAAGGACGTTGGAGCCAATGTGCGGGCCGGCATCAGTGGCTTCGGAGGAGGCGTGGTTGAGGGTGTGAGGGGCGGAGTCTCTGCACTCATACGCAACAAGTTTGGCAGTGCAGACAACATCACCCACTTGAAGGACACTTTAGGACCTGGCCATACTGAGGACACGCCCCCTCGTGCACTCAGTGGCAGTGCCACTCTTGTTTCCAGCCCCAAGTATGGCAGTGATGATGAGTGCTCCACCGGCACCTCCGGGTCCGGGGCTGGGAGCAACTCAGGAGGGGGCGGAGCCGTCTGCATGGGCAGCCCACGAATGGATGGacaacatcaccatcatcactgcCATCATCACACATCTGTGTCATGGGACTCTCTGTTGGAGGGACTACAGGAGATCAAAGCTAGTCAGGTGCAGATGGAGGACGCAATGGAGGACATGAAGACACAACTACAGAGCGATTACTCCTACATGACCCAGTGCCTGCAGGAGGAGAGATACAG ATATGAACGTTTGGAAGAGCAGCTAAATGACCTGAGTGAACTCCATCAAAATGAACTGACCAACCTGAAACAGGAGCTGGCCAGTATGGAAGAGAAGGTGGCCTACCAGTCATATGAGAGAGCTCGAgacatacag gaggcAGTGGAGTCCTGTCTGACGCGTGTCAGTAAGCTGGagttgcagcagcagcagcagcaggtggTACAGTTGGAGGGCGTGGAGAATGCTAATGCTCGCGCTCTGCTAGGGAAGCTCATTAGCGTGCTGCTAGCTCTCATGGCCGTGCTGCTCGTCTTTGTCTCCACTGTGGCTAACTTCATCACCCCGCTCATGAAAACCCGCGCACGCATCGCCTCCTCTGTTGCCTTCACCCTTTTCCTCATCACGCTCTGGAAGCACTGGGACTGGCTCGAACTCTGCTTCCTGTCTGGCTGA
- the cdkn1a gene encoding cyclin-dependent kinase inhibitor 1 isoform X1: MQLCGLEPPELGLRAHAPRIGVSNERRDASSCVMMSLPVAGHVLGAVCSSGVGAGGSARRCLFGAVDHEELQHDYTLLMRADLEDASCRWNFDFTADKPLLGGDFKWVGLPEAHVPFLYRDCTVGAKSQAKGQGPASELKKEDLPETPEQCDGISHTAEKQTLKRKQTNITDFYQAKRRVVTTRKSGQ, encoded by the exons ATGCAGCTGTGCGGTTTGGAGCCTCCTGAGCTCGGGCTGAGAGCGCATGCACCCCGAATTGGTGTCTCTAATGAGCGCCGTGACGCCAGCTCT tGTGTGATGATGTCATTGCCGGTGGCTGGACATGTGTTGGGGGCAGTGTGTAGCAGTGGTGTTGGTGCTGGTGGTTCTGCTCGGCGGTGTTTGTTCGGTGCAGTGGATCATGAGGAGCTGCAGCACGACTACACACTGCTGATGAGGGCCGACCTTGAAGATGCTTCATGCCGCTGGAACTTCGACTTCACTGCTGACAAGCCACTACTGGGTGGAGACTTCAAGTGGGTGGGGCTTCCTGAGGCTCACGTTCCTTTTCTTTACCGTGATTGCACAGTAGGGGCAAAGTCTCAAGCAAAGGGGCAGGGGCCAGCATCTGAGCTCAAGAAGGAGGACCTTCCTGAAACACCTGAGCAATGTGATGGAATCTCACACACTGCAGAGAAACAGACACTGAAGCGGAAACAGACCAACATCAcag ATTTCTACCAGGCCAAGAGGCGAGTCGTCACCACCAGGAAGTCTGGCCAGTGA
- the cdkn1a gene encoding cyclin-dependent kinase inhibitor 1 isoform X2 yields MMSLPVAGHVLGAVCSSGVGAGGSARRCLFGAVDHEELQHDYTLLMRADLEDASCRWNFDFTADKPLLGGDFKWVGLPEAHVPFLYRDCTVGAKSQAKGQGPASELKKEDLPETPEQCDGISHTAEKQTLKRKQTNITDFYQAKRRVVTTRKSGQ; encoded by the exons ATGATGTCATTGCCGGTGGCTGGACATGTGTTGGGGGCAGTGTGTAGCAGTGGTGTTGGTGCTGGTGGTTCTGCTCGGCGGTGTTTGTTCGGTGCAGTGGATCATGAGGAGCTGCAGCACGACTACACACTGCTGATGAGGGCCGACCTTGAAGATGCTTCATGCCGCTGGAACTTCGACTTCACTGCTGACAAGCCACTACTGGGTGGAGACTTCAAGTGGGTGGGGCTTCCTGAGGCTCACGTTCCTTTTCTTTACCGTGATTGCACAGTAGGGGCAAAGTCTCAAGCAAAGGGGCAGGGGCCAGCATCTGAGCTCAAGAAGGAGGACCTTCCTGAAACACCTGAGCAATGTGATGGAATCTCACACACTGCAGAGAAACAGACACTGAAGCGGAAACAGACCAACATCAcag ATTTCTACCAGGCCAAGAGGCGAGTCGTCACCACCAGGAAGTCTGGCCAGTGA